In one Trichlorobacter lovleyi SZ genomic region, the following are encoded:
- a CDS encoding trimeric intracellular cation channel family protein: protein MNFLYSLDLLGTAAFAASGAMAAIRREMDLFGVLMLGLVTACGGGTLRDLLLGDTPPFIFKDETYLYLSVAVALLVFIFRHHLEFLHHPLPFFDAVGLGTFVVIGTGKALEFKLGLFGSVMMGVMTATAGGMIRDLLSAQVPMVLQREVYASACLAGGTLLYLLHRYTNIPHAWSLLAAALLVIIMRLLAIRYNWALPRANDFYRD from the coding sequence ATGAATTTTCTCTACAGCCTTGATCTGCTGGGGACTGCCGCCTTTGCCGCTTCCGGCGCAATGGCGGCTATCCGGCGGGAAATGGACCTGTTCGGCGTCTTGATGCTGGGGCTGGTTACCGCCTGCGGCGGCGGCACCCTGCGTGACCTGCTGCTGGGAGATACCCCGCCGTTCATCTTCAAGGATGAAACCTACCTCTACCTCTCGGTTGCGGTTGCGCTGCTTGTCTTCATCTTCCGCCACCACCTGGAGTTTCTGCATCATCCCCTGCCCTTCTTTGATGCCGTCGGACTGGGTACCTTTGTGGTGATCGGCACCGGCAAGGCGCTGGAGTTCAAACTGGGGCTGTTCGGTTCGGTCATGATGGGAGTCATGACCGCCACTGCCGGAGGCATGATCCGTGATCTGCTGTCTGCCCAGGTACCGATGGTACTGCAGCGCGAAGTCTACGCCTCAGCCTGCCTGGCGGGCGGCACCCTGCTGTATCTGCTGCACCGCTACACCAACATCCCCCATGCCTGGTCCCTGCTTGCTGCAGCCCTGCTGGTGATCATCATGCGCCTGCTGGCCATCCGCTATAACTGGGCCTTACCCCGCGCCAATGACTTCTACCGGGACTGA
- a CDS encoding class I SAM-dependent methyltransferase: protein MSFREVTGHYERHPYPHYPLLASVRRYDTYAMNLTALWGRFNGELLPEQEGKILLSGCGAFAPYPMALANPRAEITGVDLARHNLRRARLHCLLHRRFNVDLLQGDFLDPSVTPGPYHFIEAFGVLHHLDDPAAGMRALEQRLLPGGILRVMVYGRYARQEAESVRRAMRLLKVQDVAAIKRMLKKAAPGSRLRSYVDAAWEAKNDSGLADLFLHPNVTTYRIDEFMELVGQSGLQPLLFTHLDALADPQQEISRLRELDRRRETRANIICYLGKACKGAAGLSAGTRLMLNPALREAVSLWNFAAPVPIDRLGHDNPALRWSVRRFLRRFVKPVAEAALSSAERQQAEDYVRKLFLVRLREEGGSCQSR from the coding sequence ATGTCGTTCCGTGAAGTAACCGGCCACTACGAGCGCCACCCCTATCCCCATTATCCGCTTTTAGCCTCGGTGCGGCGTTACGACACATATGCCATGAACCTGACGGCGCTCTGGGGCCGCTTTAACGGAGAGCTGCTGCCGGAACAGGAGGGGAAGATCCTGCTTTCCGGCTGCGGTGCCTTTGCCCCGTATCCGATGGCGCTTGCAAACCCCAGGGCTGAAATAACGGGAGTTGATCTGGCCCGGCATAATCTCAGGCGGGCACGGCTGCACTGTCTGCTGCATCGCCGTTTTAACGTAGATTTACTGCAAGGGGATTTTCTCGACCCGTCCGTCACACCGGGGCCGTACCACTTTATCGAGGCGTTCGGGGTGCTGCATCACCTGGATGATCCGGCGGCCGGGATGCGGGCGCTGGAGCAGCGGCTGCTGCCGGGCGGCATCCTGCGGGTGATGGTCTATGGACGCTATGCGCGGCAGGAGGCTGAATCGGTCCGGCGAGCGATGCGGTTGCTAAAGGTGCAGGATGTTGCAGCTATCAAGCGGATGCTGAAAAAGGCTGCGCCGGGCAGCCGGTTGAGAAGCTATGTTGATGCTGCCTGGGAGGCAAAAAATGATTCCGGGCTGGCAGACCTGTTCCTGCACCCCAATGTCACAACCTACCGGATTGATGAATTTATGGAGCTGGTGGGGCAGAGCGGCCTGCAGCCGCTGCTGTTTACCCATCTGGATGCCCTGGCAGACCCGCAACAGGAGATCAGCCGGCTGCGGGAGCTGGATCGCCGTCGTGAGACCCGTGCCAACATCATCTGCTATCTGGGTAAAGCGTGCAAAGGTGCGGCCGGCCTGTCAGCAGGCACACGGCTGATGCTGAATCCGGCGTTGCGGGAGGCGGTTTCGCTCTGGAATTTCGCGGCGCCGGTGCCGATCGACCGGCTGGGGCACGACAACCCCGCACTGCGCTGGAGCGTGCGCCGCTTTTTACGCCGTTTTGTCAAGCCCGTGGCAGAGGCGGCGCTCTCCAGCGCTGAAAGACAGCAGGCTGAAGACTACGTGCGGAAGCTGTTTCTGGTCAGGCTGCGGGAGGAGGGGGGCAGTTGTCAGTCCCGGTAG
- a CDS encoding DsrE family protein gives MKKLTLVLASALLLSLPGLPAAVHADSTLPDDRFALKGLKQAHAIFDVRLAELDKLLFNLKLIKETWEGINSQKVKPTLIVSLRGPAVKLFTQDQAVPELKELLTDLKQKGIRIEICSVATRIFKVDNRQLLPDLILVGNVLTSQIAWQNKGYALITLN, from the coding sequence ATGAAAAAGCTGACTCTTGTGCTTGCCTCGGCGCTGCTGCTCTCGCTGCCCGGTTTACCTGCTGCCGTGCATGCCGACAGTACTCTACCAGACGACCGGTTTGCCCTCAAGGGATTGAAGCAGGCCCATGCCATCTTTGATGTCCGCCTGGCAGAGCTGGACAAGTTGCTGTTTAACCTGAAACTGATCAAGGAGACCTGGGAAGGGATCAACAGCCAGAAGGTCAAACCGACTCTGATTGTTTCCCTGCGGGGACCGGCAGTTAAACTGTTTACACAGGATCAGGCGGTGCCGGAGCTGAAGGAACTGCTGACTGACCTGAAACAGAAAGGGATCAGGATTGAAATCTGCAGTGTGGCCACCCGGATCTTCAAGGTTGATAACAGACAACTGCTGCCTGACCTGATTCTTGTGGGCAATGTCCTGACCTCACAGATTGCCTGGCAGAACAAGGGGTATGCCTTGATCACCCTCAACTGA
- a CDS encoding nitroreductase family protein: MIELIRKRRSIRSFTGQVLETKQVELLMEALLRAPTSRGINPWEFVLVDDGELLAGLSTAKQHGSGFLKGAALAVVICADQTRSDVWVEDCSIAAILLQMTAQSLGLGSCWAQIRQRQHDKQMTAEQFVQKLLGLPPQIRVEAIIGIGYPAEKRRALAAGQLDYSKIRHNRYDKLWRQGSVEGDQGIPLVLPGNL, from the coding sequence GTGATTGAACTGATCCGCAAACGGCGTAGTATCCGCAGCTTTACCGGGCAGGTACTTGAGACGAAGCAGGTTGAGCTGCTGATGGAGGCACTGTTGCGGGCACCGACATCCCGCGGTATCAATCCGTGGGAGTTTGTGCTGGTGGATGATGGTGAGCTGCTGGCCGGATTGTCAACCGCCAAGCAGCATGGTTCCGGCTTTCTGAAGGGGGCCGCACTGGCGGTTGTGATCTGTGCCGATCAGACCAGGTCGGATGTCTGGGTGGAAGACTGCTCAATCGCTGCCATTCTGCTCCAGATGACGGCCCAGTCACTGGGGCTGGGCAGTTGCTGGGCGCAGATACGGCAACGTCAGCATGATAAACAGATGACTGCAGAGCAGTTTGTACAGAAGCTGCTGGGGTTGCCGCCGCAGATCAGAGTTGAAGCGATCATCGGTATTGGCTATCCGGCAGAAAAACGCCGCGCCCTGGCAGCCGGTCAGCTGGACTACAGCAAGATCAGGCATAACCGCTACGACAAACTCTGGAGGCAAGGGTCAGTTGAGGGTGATCAAGGCATACCCCTTGTTCTGCCAGGCAATCTGTGA
- a CDS encoding zinc-dependent alcohol dehydrogenase family protein, translating into MLPELAPKMLAMVLSRPGAPLELRELDVPQPGAGQLLLEVTACGICRTDLHIVDGELTEPQLPLVPGHQIVGRVARCGAGVNGGVISQRVGVPWLGGTCGSCRYCLGGQENLCDHAVFTGYQINGGFAGYCLADARFCFPLPDGYPDLQVAPLLCAGLIGYRSLRMAGEGRQLGIYGFGAAAHIVTQVAVWQGRQVYAFTRPGDLAGQAFARRMGACWAGGSFDRPPQELDSAIIFAPAGELVPAALQAVRKGGRVVCGGIHMSAIPSFSYDLLWGERSLVSVANLTRQDGEEFLALAPQVPVRTEVTAFRLEQANEALAALRSGQLEGAGVLLVDEQIRKRGARGD; encoded by the coding sequence ATGCTGCCTGAGCTGGCGCCGAAAATGCTGGCCATGGTCTTGAGCCGGCCGGGTGCCCCCCTTGAGTTGCGGGAGCTTGACGTGCCGCAGCCGGGTGCCGGACAGCTGCTGCTGGAGGTGACGGCATGCGGCATCTGCCGCACGGATCTGCATATTGTGGACGGCGAATTGACAGAGCCGCAGCTGCCGTTGGTGCCGGGGCATCAGATTGTTGGCAGGGTGGCCCGTTGCGGGGCCGGGGTAAACGGAGGGGTCATTAGCCAGCGGGTCGGTGTTCCCTGGCTGGGGGGAACCTGCGGAAGCTGCCGTTATTGTCTGGGCGGTCAGGAAAATCTGTGCGATCATGCCGTGTTTACCGGCTACCAGATCAACGGCGGGTTTGCCGGGTACTGCCTTGCTGACGCACGGTTCTGTTTCCCGCTGCCGGACGGCTATCCCGATCTGCAGGTGGCCCCGCTCCTGTGCGCCGGACTGATCGGCTACCGCTCGCTGCGGATGGCGGGGGAGGGCAGGCAACTGGGGATCTACGGCTTTGGCGCAGCAGCGCATATTGTGACCCAGGTGGCGGTCTGGCAGGGGCGGCAGGTCTATGCCTTTACCCGGCCCGGGGACCTGGCCGGGCAGGCCTTTGCCCGCCGGATGGGGGCCTGCTGGGCCGGCGGTTCCTTTGACAGGCCTCCGCAGGAGCTGGACAGTGCCATCATCTTTGCTCCGGCCGGAGAGCTGGTGCCTGCTGCCCTGCAGGCGGTGCGCAAAGGCGGCCGGGTGGTCTGCGGCGGTATCCATATGAGCGCCATCCCATCTTTTTCCTACGATCTGCTGTGGGGAGAACGTTCGCTGGTCTCGGTGGCCAACCTGACCCGCCAGGATGGTGAGGAGTTCCTGGCACTGGCGCCGCAGGTGCCGGTCCGGACCGAAGTCACGGCCTTCAGGTTGGAACAGGCCAACGAGGCCCTTGCAGCGCTGCGTTCAGGGCAGCTGGAAGGGGCCGGGGTATTGCTGGTTGATGAACAGATCAGGAAGAGGGGAGCCAGAGGTGATTGA
- the ald gene encoding alanine dehydrogenase — MRVGVAREIKAHEYRVALTPQGVQQLRGDGHQILVEQGAGAGSGFSDEEYRLAGGQLVERNILFEQAELLVKVKEPLPAEYDLLRPGQMLFTYLHLAPNRTLTHHLLERQVTAFAYETLEKAGRKPLLEPMSEIAGRMAPLMGCYYLQRPQGGNGLLPCGAPGVQAARTLILGAGIVGAGAAKIALGIGMETVVLNRGSERLDAIFRMFDGRVATALLSDKSLLDELAQADLVVGALYATGGRTPLLISRAMLSLMKPGAVIVDVSIDQGGCAESSRPTTHEAPVYAVEGIIHYCVANMPGAYPRTSTLALTNATLPYIRLLAQLGGEQAVQVSPELASALNIKAGMVMHPGLAASLAESPAEADHAA, encoded by the coding sequence ATGCGAGTTGGCGTAGCACGTGAGATCAAGGCCCATGAGTACCGTGTCGCACTGACTCCGCAGGGGGTGCAGCAACTGCGCGGCGACGGACATCAGATCCTGGTGGAGCAAGGGGCCGGTGCCGGCAGTGGCTTCAGTGATGAGGAATACCGGCTGGCAGGCGGGCAGCTGGTGGAGCGGAACATCCTGTTTGAACAGGCGGAGCTGCTGGTCAAGGTCAAAGAACCGCTGCCGGCTGAATATGACCTGCTCAGACCGGGGCAGATGCTGTTCACCTACCTGCACCTGGCGCCCAACCGGACGCTGACCCACCATCTGCTGGAACGACAGGTTACCGCCTTTGCCTACGAGACCCTTGAAAAGGCTGGCCGCAAGCCGTTGCTTGAGCCGATGAGCGAGATCGCCGGAAGGATGGCACCGTTAATGGGCTGCTACTATCTGCAGCGGCCGCAGGGAGGGAACGGTCTGCTGCCATGCGGCGCCCCGGGGGTCCAGGCAGCCCGGACCCTGATCCTGGGGGCCGGCATCGTGGGGGCCGGTGCCGCAAAAATAGCTCTCGGGATCGGCATGGAGACGGTGGTACTCAATCGTGGCAGCGAACGTTTAGACGCCATTTTCCGTATGTTTGACGGCCGGGTGGCAACCGCGCTGCTGTCTGACAAGAGTCTGCTGGATGAACTTGCTCAGGCTGACCTGGTGGTCGGTGCCCTGTATGCCACCGGCGGCAGAACTCCGCTGCTTATCAGTCGCGCCATGCTGTCCCTGATGAAGCCGGGGGCGGTGATTGTGGATGTCTCCATTGATCAGGGGGGCTGTGCGGAGAGCAGCCGTCCCACCACCCACGAGGCGCCGGTCTATGCCGTTGAGGGCATCATCCATTACTGCGTGGCCAACATGCCGGGCGCCTATCCCAGGACATCTACGCTGGCCTTGACCAATGCAACCCTGCCCTACATCCGTCTGCTGGCACAATTGGGGGGCGAACAGGCCGTTCAGGTGTCGCCGGAACTCGCCTCTGCGCTGAATATCAAGGCCGGCATGGTCATGCATCCCGGGCTGGCGGCTTCTCTGGCTGAGTCACCTGCAGAGGCTGATCATGCTGCCTGA
- a CDS encoding OmpW/AlkL family protein: MKKWCGVAAAAAVLVMGAGQLAQAADDYKSFGVRMRAIYVKPDESFDSKLSALQPKVSDDIIPELDLEYFFTKNFSAELIAGVTRNDIKLNNGFAGSTWLLPPTLTVKYHPLAGSTISPYVGVGLNVIFPFNSKLNGVNDFQIDNSVGWAVQAGTDLKISDSLYFNIDYKYLNADTKATIAGTKYKLDLNPHLIGIGVGYRF; encoded by the coding sequence ATGAAAAAATGGTGTGGCGTAGCAGCAGCGGCAGCGGTGTTGGTAATGGGGGCAGGTCAGCTTGCACAGGCAGCCGATGATTACAAGTCATTCGGCGTGCGGATGCGGGCCATCTACGTGAAACCGGACGAGTCGTTTGATTCCAAGTTGAGCGCCCTGCAACCAAAGGTGAGTGATGACATCATCCCGGAACTTGACCTTGAGTACTTTTTCACCAAGAACTTCTCTGCTGAACTGATTGCGGGCGTAACCCGCAACGACATCAAACTGAATAACGGCTTTGCCGGTTCCACCTGGCTGCTCCCCCCCACCCTGACCGTCAAGTATCACCCCCTGGCCGGCTCCACCATCAGCCCCTATGTCGGCGTTGGTCTGAACGTGATTTTCCCCTTCAACTCCAAACTGAACGGAGTTAACGACTTCCAGATCGACAACAGCGTCGGCTGGGCGGTCCAGGCCGGTACCGACCTCAAGATTTCCGACAGTCTCTACTTCAACATCGACTACAAGTACCTGAACGCCGACACCAAGGCTACTATCGCAGGCACCAAGTACAAGCTCGATCTGAATCCCCACCTGATCGGTATTGGTGTTGGCTACCGCTTCTAA
- a CDS encoding MBL fold hydrolase: MGSHSNLDEAIEISSGVYWVGAGTKTFLSRNSFLRVYEGNKATGTLLIDPGPTSDFVSLSHKVSSILPGGLASINLAFINHQDPDVVGVLPKLYAMNRKLNIIATEDTWRLVSLNGLASVRFRSIDQVQEQRLVLPTGHKLQFIPTPYCHFRGASMIYDLESRILFTGDFLGGVEASGLIATQENWAGIKAFHQLYMPSNEAIKLAVKKIRALEPAPLTLAPQHGGLIKGDLIELVLERISELPVGLDIVTSLNDRLPALIAGLNDVLVAVKETMGEYKVDRILRDFKPEGEYPSLITLGRDGLVKDIKGDPFEAINALLNTFMDSATEKQQKLLRPMFNLLML; this comes from the coding sequence ATGGGCAGTCATAGCAATCTGGACGAAGCGATTGAAATTTCATCCGGTGTTTACTGGGTTGGTGCCGGTACCAAGACCTTCCTGAGCAGAAACAGCTTCCTCAGGGTCTATGAGGGCAACAAAGCAACCGGCACCCTGCTGATTGATCCGGGGCCAACCAGCGATTTTGTCAGCCTCTCCCACAAAGTCTCCTCCATACTGCCCGGCGGACTGGCAAGCATCAACCTGGCGTTCATCAATCACCAGGACCCGGATGTGGTCGGGGTGCTGCCCAAGCTGTACGCCATGAACAGGAAACTGAATATTATCGCCACCGAGGACACCTGGCGCCTGGTCAGTCTCAACGGACTCGCCTCAGTCCGTTTCCGCTCGATTGATCAGGTCCAGGAACAACGGCTGGTCCTTCCCACCGGTCACAAACTCCAGTTCATCCCGACCCCCTACTGCCATTTCAGGGGGGCCAGCATGATTTATGACCTGGAATCACGGATACTTTTCACCGGCGATTTTTTAGGCGGGGTTGAAGCATCCGGCTTGATTGCAACCCAGGAAAACTGGGCCGGCATCAAGGCCTTTCATCAACTCTACATGCCGTCAAACGAGGCCATCAAGCTTGCCGTTAAAAAGATCAGGGCCCTTGAACCGGCACCACTGACCCTGGCTCCCCAGCATGGCGGCCTTATCAAGGGTGATCTGATCGAGCTGGTTCTGGAAAGGATCAGCGAACTGCCGGTGGGACTGGATATTGTCACCTCGCTCAATGACAGGCTGCCGGCCCTGATTGCCGGACTGAACGATGTGCTGGTGGCGGTCAAAGAGACCATGGGAGAGTACAAGGTCGACAGGATTCTGAGAGATTTCAAACCGGAAGGGGAATACCCGTCCCTGATCACCCTGGGACGCGACGGTCTGGTGAAGGATATCAAGGGTGATCCGTTTGAGGCAATCAATGCACTGCTGAACACCTTTATGGATTCGGCCACGGAAAAACAGCAGAAACTGTTACGTCCCATGTTCAACCTGTTGATGCTGTAA
- a CDS encoding DTW domain-containing protein: MQLKITLLTHFKEISKKSNTGRLVLEVLGPAAEQICWDRLKPPAGLLDEISSGGVALLYPGGADEEEADLTGINQFIIIDSTWHEARKIHQRSPYLQQVRRISLKPAGKSRYNLRKNQKASGLCTAESVIEILRATGHAVMADRLEEIFLAYMRPFKAIRAVQKEGEAACCENPS, encoded by the coding sequence ATGCAGCTGAAAATAACCTTATTGACACATTTTAAGGAAATATCTAAAAAATCAAATACCGGTCGTCTGGTGTTGGAGGTGTTGGGCCCGGCGGCTGAGCAGATCTGCTGGGATCGTCTGAAGCCGCCGGCGGGGCTGCTGGATGAGATTTCATCCGGTGGGGTGGCGTTGCTCTATCCCGGTGGTGCTGATGAAGAAGAGGCAGATCTGACCGGCATCAATCAGTTTATCATAATTGACAGTACCTGGCACGAAGCCCGCAAGATCCACCAGCGCAGTCCGTACCTGCAACAGGTGCGCCGGATCAGTTTGAAACCGGCCGGAAAGTCACGCTACAACCTCAGGAAAAATCAGAAGGCGTCCGGATTGTGTACTGCAGAATCGGTGATTGAGATCCTGCGCGCAACAGGTCACGCTGTCATGGCAGACCGGCTTGAAGAGATCTTTCTGGCGTACATGCGGCCCTTCAAGGCGATCAGGGCCGTTCAAAAGGAGGGTGAGGCGGCCTGTTGCGAGAATCCGTCCTGA
- a CDS encoding zf-TFIIB domain-containing protein, with protein sequence MARCSNCKAPLAPGSLLCAYCGNRTDVDLKGIHYYTTHENDTPRRCPRCDIKLKTLDLKLNGRFLIDRCEECLGIFFDPGELEALLEATVKHVAGIDRAGLEAINEKREPNQYPIAYIKCPVCSQLMHRVNFGARSGVIVDRCKEHGLWLDGGELRQLFEWMKLGGQLLEQQRQEQQRKEADQREKEQRQKLKGYEDEPSAFGSFSEPLRSSDPDLFEIIIKAFRFLI encoded by the coding sequence ATGGCCAGATGTTCTAACTGTAAAGCCCCTTTGGCTCCTGGTTCCCTGCTCTGTGCCTACTGCGGAAACCGCACGGATGTTGACCTGAAAGGGATTCATTACTACACCACCCACGAAAACGACACCCCGCGCAGGTGCCCCCGCTGTGACATCAAGCTCAAAACCCTGGATCTTAAGCTGAACGGGCGATTCTTGATCGATCGTTGCGAAGAGTGCCTGGGAATATTCTTTGACCCCGGTGAGCTTGAGGCACTGCTTGAGGCAACCGTCAAACATGTTGCCGGTATTGATCGTGCCGGCCTGGAGGCCATCAACGAAAAGCGGGAGCCAAACCAGTACCCGATCGCCTATATCAAGTGTCCGGTCTGTTCACAGTTGATGCACCGGGTTAATTTTGGTGCCAGGAGCGGTGTTATTGTGGACCGCTGCAAGGAACACGGTCTCTGGCTGGATGGTGGCGAGCTGCGTCAGTTGTTTGAGTGGATGAAGCTGGGCGGACAGCTGCTTGAGCAACAGCGACAGGAGCAGCAGCGCAAGGAGGCTGACCAGCGGGAAAAGGAACAACGTCAGAAGCTCAAGGGCTACGAAGACGAGCCTTCGGCGTTTGGCAGTTTCAGTGAACCACTGCGCAGTTCCGACCCGGACCTGTTCGAAATCATCATCAAGGCGTTCAGGTTTCTGATCTGA
- a CDS encoding cold-shock protein → MVNGTVKWFNDSKGFGFLEQENGEDVFCHFSAITGEGFKSLAEGDRVTFEVTKGPKGLQASNVTRI, encoded by the coding sequence ATGGTAAACGGAACAGTAAAATGGTTCAACGACAGCAAGGGTTTTGGTTTTCTTGAGCAGGAGAACGGCGAAGACGTATTTTGCCATTTTTCCGCTATCACAGGTGAAGGATTCAAATCCCTTGCTGAAGGCGATAGAGTTACCTTTGAAGTAACCAAAGGCCCTAAAGGTCTGCAGGCTTCAAACGTAACCAGAATTTAA
- a CDS encoding ABC-F family ATP-binding cassette domain-containing protein, which translates to MISANNISLAYGKRVIFKDVNIKFVPGNCYGLIGANGAGKSTFLKILAGLSEADSGTVSVGPRERIAFLKQDQFAFDEHTVFNTVIMGHSRLYEVMIAREAMYAKTDFTEEDGIKSAELEGEFAELNGYEAESEAAVLLNGLGIPEELRHKQMKELEGGEKVRVLLAQALFGNPDILLLDEPTNHLDLKTINWLEEFLSRFNNTVIVVSHDRHFLNQVCTHMADIDFGRIQVYVGNYDFWYQASQLTLKQKQDENRKVTDRANELKEFIQRFSSNASKAKQATSRKKLLEKLTVEEMPVSSRKYPHVVFKPERPCGDIILEVTDLSKTVDGVQVFKDLNLNLRKGDKIAFVGGNSLAKTTLFQILAGELEPDSGSFRWGVTITSAYFPKENGAYFDNDLNLIEWLGQYSPPNEGETFARGFLGRMLFSGDEATKKTKVLSGGERVRCMLSRMMLTGANVLILDEPTNHLDLESITALNNGLISFSEVVLFASHDHEFVSTVANRIVEFTPGGIIDRMMTFEEYLENEEVARTRDQLCQGHADLTL; encoded by the coding sequence ATGATCAGTGCAAACAACATCAGTCTTGCCTACGGCAAGCGGGTGATCTTCAAGGATGTTAACATCAAGTTTGTGCCGGGCAACTGCTATGGTCTGATCGGTGCCAATGGGGCCGGCAAATCGACTTTTTTGAAGATCCTGGCCGGTTTGTCCGAGGCGGATTCCGGTACGGTCTCGGTGGGGCCGCGGGAACGGATCGCCTTTCTGAAGCAGGACCAGTTCGCCTTTGATGAGCATACTGTTTTCAATACCGTGATCATGGGACATAGCCGCCTGTATGAGGTGATGATCGCCCGGGAGGCAATGTACGCCAAGACGGATTTTACCGAAGAGGACGGTATCAAGTCAGCCGAACTGGAAGGCGAGTTTGCCGAGTTGAACGGCTACGAGGCAGAGTCTGAGGCTGCCGTGCTGCTGAACGGTCTCGGCATACCGGAGGAGCTGCGGCACAAGCAGATGAAGGAGCTGGAGGGGGGAGAAAAGGTGCGGGTGCTGCTGGCTCAGGCGCTGTTTGGTAATCCGGATATCCTGTTGCTGGACGAACCGACCAACCACCTGGATCTGAAGACCATCAACTGGCTGGAGGAGTTCCTGTCCCGCTTCAACAACACCGTGATTGTGGTTTCCCACGACCGCCACTTTTTGAATCAGGTCTGTACCCATATGGCGGATATCGACTTCGGCCGGATTCAGGTCTATGTGGGTAACTACGATTTCTGGTATCAGGCCAGCCAGTTGACCCTGAAGCAGAAACAGGATGAAAACCGCAAGGTAACCGACCGGGCCAATGAACTGAAGGAGTTTATCCAGCGTTTCAGCTCCAACGCATCCAAGGCCAAGCAGGCGACCTCGCGTAAAAAGCTGCTGGAAAAGCTGACTGTTGAGGAAATGCCGGTTTCATCCCGTAAATATCCCCATGTGGTCTTCAAGCCGGAGCGTCCCTGCGGCGATATTATTTTGGAAGTGACCGACCTGTCAAAGACCGTCGATGGTGTCCAGGTTTTCAAGGATCTGAACCTGAATCTGCGCAAGGGGGACAAGATCGCCTTTGTCGGTGGCAACAGCTTGGCCAAGACAACCCTGTTCCAGATCCTGGCCGGTGAGCTGGAGCCGGACAGCGGCAGTTTCCGCTGGGGAGTGACCATCACCAGTGCCTATTTCCCCAAGGAGAACGGGGCCTACTTTGACAATGATCTGAACCTGATTGAATGGCTTGGCCAGTACTCGCCTCCCAACGAAGGGGAGACCTTTGCCCGTGGTTTTCTGGGGAGGATGCTGTTTTCCGGCGACGAGGCAACCAAGAAGACCAAAGTCCTTTCCGGGGGAGAGCGGGTACGCTGCATGCTTTCCCGCATGATGCTGACCGGTGCCAATGTGCTGATTCTGGATGAGCCGACCAACCACCTTGACCTTGAATCAATCACGGCACTGAACAATGGCCTGATCTCGTTCAGCGAGGTGGTGCTGTTCGCCTCCCATGACCATGAGTTTGTCAGTACCGTGGCCAACCGGATCGTGGAATTTACGCCCGGTGGCATAATTGACCGGATGATGACCTTTGAGGAATATCTTGAAAATGAAGAGGTGGCCAGAACCCGCGACCAACTCTGTCAGGGGCATGCGGACCTGACGCTGTAG
- a CDS encoding TetR/AcrR family transcriptional regulator: MMKPDCRNRLVEVGTRLFAEHGLHGVSVRELSQAAGASISMVSYYFGGKEGLYAAVLQEQFACFDQIEELRQSGSGPLAVLEAYLRWTLQRHRNHPYLLRFYTSELTNPTGFFPVIVAPAINKVIRGLAEVIDDGIRQGLFRREIHAVNASLALAGMINYFFLSLLATENLISHSPEQDEQLVQQYLLIFTCGICFPVCMT; this comes from the coding sequence ATGATGAAGCCGGATTGCCGCAACAGGTTGGTGGAGGTTGGAACACGGCTGTTTGCCGAGCATGGTCTGCATGGAGTCAGTGTCAGGGAGTTGTCGCAGGCTGCCGGGGCCAGTATTTCCATGGTGTCGTACTATTTTGGCGGCAAGGAGGGGTTATATGCTGCTGTGCTTCAGGAACAGTTTGCCTGTTTTGACCAGATTGAAGAGCTGCGCCAGTCCGGATCAGGACCGCTGGCGGTGCTTGAGGCGTACCTGCGCTGGACGCTGCAACGGCACCGTAATCATCCGTACTTGCTGCGGTTTTACACCAGTGAACTGACTAATCCCACCGGTTTTTTTCCGGTGATTGTGGCGCCGGCAATCAACAAGGTGATCAGGGGGCTGGCAGAGGTGATTGATGACGGCATCAGGCAGGGGCTGTTTCGCCGGGAAATTCATGCCGTCAATGCCTCGTTGGCCCTGGCCGGTATGATCAATTACTTCTTTTTGAGTCTTCTGGCCACGGAGAACCTGATCAGTCATTCCCCTGAACAGGACGAACAGCTGGTGCAGCAGTATCTGCTGATTTTTACCTGCGGTATCTGCTTTCCGGTCTGTATGACCTGA